The Candidatus Manganitrophus noduliformans genome window below encodes:
- a CDS encoding ABC transporter permease encodes MIRNIVTLTSNDLAMAFKNKSLYLILFTPLFVFFTLQLVDQSDAGLQKIKIGLIQKGNYSSAMIESLRSADQTFEVFRFADEAEGKAWLKEKKGDGLLIPSEKEPPRLALIVLTKASFQTLAIIESVSALQNAVEGNRKHWISEIRALQETAVQKQTLPTWVLMLVLLVSFIILPAQVAEEKEKKLLLGLLQTPIRETEWLAAKLFFGMTLTGAGVLFLHLLGRFQFDPGGGLSYAAFLIAGSFCFSAFGIFVGFLCRNQASARTLGVLFYLPHLLPSALSDFSQKLTAVAPLLPSYRLYEPIRAILLEGNRFPNFALEWAYLLLAGLAACFFSYTLMKKRWLM; translated from the coding sequence ATGATCAGGAATATCGTCACGCTGACCTCGAATGATCTGGCGATGGCATTCAAGAACAAGAGCCTCTACCTGATCCTTTTTACCCCTCTGTTCGTTTTCTTCACCTTGCAGCTCGTCGATCAGAGCGATGCCGGCCTTCAAAAAATAAAAATCGGGCTGATTCAAAAAGGAAACTATTCCTCAGCCATGATTGAAAGCCTCCGATCCGCCGATCAGACATTCGAAGTTTTCCGGTTTGCGGATGAAGCGGAAGGGAAAGCATGGTTGAAAGAAAAAAAAGGGGACGGCCTTTTGATCCCCTCCGAGAAAGAGCCTCCCCGTTTGGCGCTGATCGTTTTGACAAAGGCCTCTTTCCAAACGCTCGCCATCATCGAAAGCGTTTCCGCGTTGCAAAATGCCGTCGAGGGGAATCGCAAGCACTGGATTTCCGAGATTCGGGCGCTTCAGGAAACCGCGGTCCAAAAGCAGACCCTGCCGACCTGGGTCTTGATGCTGGTTCTGCTGGTGAGCTTTATCATCTTGCCGGCGCAGGTGGCCGAAGAAAAAGAGAAGAAACTCCTCCTGGGGCTTTTGCAAACGCCGATCCGAGAGACGGAGTGGCTGGCGGCGAAGTTATTCTTCGGGATGACTTTAACCGGCGCCGGCGTGCTCTTTCTTCATCTGCTCGGAAGATTTCAATTCGATCCGGGAGGGGGCTTGAGTTATGCGGCCTTTCTGATCGCCGGGAGTTTCTGCTTCAGCGCCTTTGGAATTTTTGTCGGTTTTTTGTGCCGCAATCAGGCGAGCGCCCGAACCCTCGGCGTCCTTTTTTATCTGCCGCACCTGCTTCCCTCCGCCTTGTCCGACTTTTCTCAAAAATTGACGGCGGTGGCGCCGCTCCTCCCTTCCTATCGGCTCTATGAGCCGATCCGGGCGATTCTTTTGGAGGGAAACCGCTTCCCGAATTTCGCCCTGGAATGGGCCTACTTGCTTTTGGCCGGTCTGGCGGCCTGTTTTTTCTCCTATACATTAATGAAAAAAAGGTGGCTGATGTGA
- a CDS encoding DegQ family serine endoprotease, translating to MDHLFKTVFALFFILRFISEGVPLPFLAHAVEPPRESRSLPADPPLSEPVFVEIAERMTPTVVNISTTSLHGGRDLPSLDPFSEDSFFKRFFGDSPSHLRQVQGQIGSGVIIDPNGYIVTNHHVIADAKEIRVILNDRRAFSAKVVGSDIKSDLAVVKIDARNLPSASWGDSSKLQVGEYVLAIGNPFGLMETVTLGIISAVGRANVGIADYEDFIQTDAPINPGNSGGALVNIRGELIGVNTAIFSEGGGSMGIGFAIPSNMAKPVMESLMKAGRVVRGWLGISIQEVTPELAKEFGLSKPKGVLVGDLLINGPADKAGLRRGDIILEADGEPVESVGQFRNLTASASVGSPLKLNIYREGRPQTIGVTVEENVGEAAREAPPQAEQRETSAPMDGIEVRDISPEALEERILNNSREGVVVEGVATGSGGEEAGLRQGDILVEVNRKPLKNVKEYETMISKMKKDQTVLLLVDRGGRTFFMAVRPS from the coding sequence ATGGACCATCTGTTCAAAACGGTTTTCGCTCTCTTTTTCATTCTCAGATTTATTTCCGAAGGGGTCCCTCTTCCGTTCCTCGCCCATGCCGTGGAGCCGCCCCGGGAGAGCCGTTCGCTTCCGGCGGATCCCCCTTTGTCGGAACCGGTTTTTGTGGAGATCGCGGAACGGATGACCCCGACGGTGGTGAACATCTCGACCACCAGCCTCCACGGCGGGCGCGATCTCCCCTCGTTGGACCCCTTTTCCGAGGACTCGTTTTTCAAGCGGTTCTTCGGCGACTCCCCCTCTCATCTCCGTCAGGTGCAAGGCCAGATCGGGTCGGGGGTGATCATCGATCCGAACGGATATATCGTGACCAATCACCATGTCATCGCCGACGCGAAGGAGATCCGGGTGATCTTAAACGATCGAAGGGCGTTTTCCGCAAAGGTCGTGGGGAGCGATATCAAGAGCGATCTCGCCGTGGTGAAGATCGACGCCCGGAACCTGCCGTCGGCCTCCTGGGGAGATTCTTCAAAATTGCAGGTCGGAGAATATGTGCTGGCGATCGGCAATCCGTTCGGACTGATGGAAACGGTCACCCTCGGCATCATCTCGGCCGTCGGGCGGGCGAATGTCGGCATCGCCGATTATGAAGACTTTATCCAGACCGACGCGCCAATCAATCCCGGAAATTCCGGTGGCGCGCTGGTGAATATCCGGGGGGAACTCATCGGGGTGAATACGGCGATTTTCAGCGAGGGGGGAGGATCGATGGGGATCGGCTTCGCCATTCCGAGCAACATGGCGAAGCCGGTGATGGAGAGTTTAATGAAAGCGGGGAGGGTCGTCCGGGGCTGGCTGGGGATCTCGATTCAGGAGGTGACCCCGGAGCTGGCGAAAGAGTTCGGTCTCTCCAAACCGAAAGGGGTCCTCGTCGGAGATCTTCTGATCAACGGTCCCGCCGACAAGGCGGGGCTGCGGCGGGGGGATATTATTTTAGAGGCGGACGGAGAGCCGGTCGAGAGCGTGGGGCAATTTCGGAACTTGACCGCCTCCGCTTCGGTCGGAAGCCCGCTCAAGCTGAACATTTACCGGGAAGGGCGTCCGCAGACGATCGGCGTCACCGTCGAGGAAAATGTGGGAGAAGCCGCTCGGGAAGCGCCGCCGCAAGCGGAGCAGAGGGAGACGAGCGCGCCGATGGACGGCATCGAGGTCCGCGACATCTCCCCGGAGGCGTTGGAAGAGCGCATTCTGAACAATAGCCGGGAGGGGGTCGTCGTGGAGGGGGTGGCGACGGGAAGCGGCGGGGAGGAGGCGGGGCTCCGGCAGGGCGATATCCTTGTGGAGGTCAATCGAAAACCGCTCAAGAATGTGAAGGAGTACGAGACGATGATCTCAAAGATGAAGAAAGATCAAACGGTGCTTCTATTGGTCGACCGGGGAGGCCGGACCTTTTTTATGGCCGTCCGGCCCTCCTAG
- a CDS encoding cupredoxin domain-containing protein: MKVAALVLISFILIGAGTAHAKTYLLKTEMSGEFAFIGEDGTKNPTLEVYEGEVVELIIENGDGAPHVLSIPELAVKSARVDTVGERTIIKFVAKKGAFPYFCPLPGHRRLGMEGKIICLRKEAKRRPA, translated from the coding sequence ATGAAGGTCGCAGCGTTGGTCCTAATTTCTTTCATCCTCATCGGCGCCGGAACGGCCCATGCCAAAACGTATCTTCTTAAGACGGAGATGTCGGGCGAGTTCGCTTTTATCGGAGAGGATGGAACCAAGAACCCGACCCTGGAGGTGTATGAGGGAGAGGTGGTTGAATTGATCATCGAAAACGGCGACGGGGCGCCGCATGTTTTGTCGATCCCCGAGCTGGCGGTGAAGTCGGCGCGCGTTGACACGGTGGGCGAACGGACGATCATCAAATTCGTCGCGAAGAAAGGAGCGTTCCCCTACTTCTGCCCTCTCCCCGGCCACCGGAGACTCGGCATGGAAGGGAAGATCATCTGCCTCCGAAAAGAGGCGAAACGTCGACCCGCTTAA